In one Solanum lycopersicum chromosome 11, SLM_r2.1 genomic region, the following are encoded:
- the LOC138339384 gene encoding uncharacterized protein, producing MAAPLDLEEGQSSTRPPRFNGHFYSWWKVRIHDYLMAEDSKLWDIVLDGPFIPMMEEKDGEKTSLVPKPEKKYDEAHRKKIEKGYKAKTLLVCGIGPDEFNRTAHEGTEQVKESKIDMLTSRYENFKMKEGETIHDMFTKLSSITNELRSFGEPISMSKQVIKVLRILPKYW from the exons ATGGCTGCTCCACTTGATCTCGAAGAAGGTCAGTCGTCAACAAGACCTCCAcgtttcaatggacatttctacagttggtggaaagttagaataCATGATTACCTCATGGCTGAAGACAGCAAGTTATGGGATATTGTACTTGATGGACCGTTTATTCCGATGATGGAAGAAAAGGATGGAGAGAAAACTAGTCTTGTTCCAAAGCCTGAAAAGAAATACGACGAAGCTCatagaaaaaagattgaaaaaggaTACAAAGCAAAAACTCTTCTTGTATGtgggataggacctgatgagttCAACAGG ACTGCTcatgaaggaactgaacaagtcaaagaatcaAAGATTGACATGCTTACCTCACGGTAtgagaacttcaaaatgaaggaaggagaaacaattcatgacatgttcacaaaattgtcttccattacaaatgagctgcgaagttttggtgaacctataagcatgaGCAAACAAGTCATAAAAGTACTTCGAATTCTTCCAAAGTATTGGTAA